A single window of Tenericutes bacterium MZ-XQ DNA harbors:
- a CDS encoding transcription termination/antitermination protein NusG — protein MSQKVRWYIIQTYSGYENAVKLDLERRVESMGMSDYIFRIVVPEETVIEKKADGKEKEKVRQLFPGYVFVEMIVTDESWFVVRNTPRVTGFLGSSGGGTKPVPLQPDEINQILLKVGIIQKPTYDHLIGKKVEIIAGAYIGLKGEVESVDNDQEKVVVDIDLFGRATPTELDANEVKEL, from the coding sequence ATGAGTCAAAAGGTCAGATGGTATATTATTCAAACCTATTCAGGGTATGAGAATGCTGTCAAACTTGACTTAGAAAGACGTGTAGAAAGTATGGGTATGAGCGATTATATCTTTAGAATCGTTGTACCTGAAGAAACAGTTATAGAAAAGAAAGCTGACGGTAAGGAAAAAGAAAAAGTAAGACAACTTTTTCCAGGATATGTATTTGTTGAAATGATTGTTACTGACGAATCATGGTTCGTTGTAAGAAACACGCCACGTGTTACAGGGTTTTTAGGTTCATCAGGTGGAGGTACAAAACCAGTACCACTTCAACCAGATGAAATTAACCAAATCCTACTTAAGGTTGGTATTATTCAAAAACCAACATATGATCATTTAATTGGTAAAAAAGTTGAAATTATCGCAGGTGCATATATTGGCCTTAAAGGTGAAGTTGAATCTGTAGATAACGATCAAGAAAAAGTGGTAGTAGATATCGATTTATTTGGTAGAGCAACTCCAACTGAACTTGACGCAAACGAAGTTAAAGAACTATAA
- a CDS encoding 23S rRNA (guanosine(2251)-2'-O)-methyltransferase RlmB codes for MIVYGKNVIKEAVFSSRPIFNLYIDQKFSDYKFLTFLEDKGIRYEKVSKEKLSSLAGSTVHQGIVANVKDYETYELKPILDQSQRQKFIILDGIEDPHNLGAIMRTAEATNLTGIIMSKKGQVPLNQTVAKVSSGAIEHVKVILVSNINQAIEILKQHRVLVVGTDGNTNQTYDDIPKDQSIAVVMGNEGSGMRPLVKKHCDLLVKIPMYGKINSLNVSVAAALMMYKIL; via the coding sequence ATGATTGTATATGGAAAAAATGTAATTAAAGAAGCTGTTTTTTCTTCAAGACCAATTTTCAATCTTTATATTGATCAAAAATTTAGTGACTATAAGTTTTTAACATTTTTGGAGGATAAAGGTATTAGATACGAGAAAGTATCTAAGGAAAAATTATCCTCGCTTGCTGGAAGTACTGTTCACCAAGGCATTGTCGCAAATGTTAAAGATTATGAGACATACGAACTTAAACCTATTTTAGATCAAAGCCAAAGACAAAAATTTATCATTTTAGATGGTATTGAAGATCCTCATAATTTAGGCGCAATCATGAGAACAGCAGAAGCAACCAATCTTACAGGTATTATTATGAGTAAAAAAGGGCAAGTGCCTTTGAATCAGACTGTTGCAAAAGTTTCATCAGGTGCGATTGAACACGTTAAAGTCATTTTAGTTTCTAATATCAATCAAGCCATCGAGATCTTAAAACAGCACCGTGTATTAGTTGTCGGAACTGATGGAAATACTAACCAAACCTATGATGACATACCAAAAGATCAATCGATTGCTGTTGTTATGGGTAATGAAGGTTCGGGTATGAGACCGCTTGTTAAAAAACATTGTGATTTACTCGTGAAAATTCCAATGTATGGGAAAATCAATTCATTAAACGTTAGTGTTGCAGCCGCACTGATGATGTATAAGATTCTATAG
- a CDS encoding 50S ribosomal protein L10: MQKASIERKAEAVRELTDKLGRAATVVAFDYPGLTVEQFTKLRGQLREANCEVTVYKNNITRRASIAAGYEALADTFVGPKALAISYDDVVAPAKIVYDFAKDNKVVKMASGIVEGKFADLDMLNELATLPSRETMLTMLAVGMLTPIRELAIGLNMISEEA, from the coding sequence ATGCAAAAAGCAAGTATTGAACGTAAAGCAGAAGCCGTACGCGAGTTAACAGACAAGCTAGGGCGCGCTGCAACAGTTGTTGCTTTTGATTATCCAGGATTAACAGTGGAACAATTCACTAAGTTACGTGGACAATTAAGAGAAGCAAACTGTGAAGTTACTGTTTACAAAAACAACATTACTAGAAGAGCATCGATTGCTGCTGGATACGAAGCATTAGCTGACACTTTTGTTGGACCTAAAGCTTTAGCAATCAGCTATGATGATGTTGTTGCTCCTGCAAAAATTGTTTACGATTTCGCTAAAGATAACAAAGTTGTTAAAATGGCGTCAGGTATCGTAGAAGGTAAATTTGCAGACTTAGATATGTTAAATGAATTAGCTACATTGCCATCAAGAGAAACGATGTTAACAATGTTAGCAGTTGGTATGTTAACCCCAATTAGAGAATTAGCAATTGGTCTTAACATGATAAGCGAAGAAGCATAA
- a CDS encoding cysteine--tRNA ligase produces MLNIYNTLSNQIEAFKPHQEQKVNMYVCGPTVYGDIHLGNARPIIFFDVVKRYLTYLGYQVKFVSNITDVDDKIIEKAKQLKVSEEEITDTYTKRFLDMTLLLGSVIPDELPKATDFVPSMIEYIDDLVKAGMAYQTPSGVYFRVNKVKDYGILSKQNLEQLDEGVRVELDQDKEDPRDFSVWKNTDDGLNYESPWGKGRPGWHTECAVMNHEIFGHEIDIHGGGTDLKFPHHENEIAQTVAHDHHHLSKYWMHVGRLDVNQEKMSKSLGNITLVKDLLEVYEPYAFRLLMVNHHYRQPINYSEDLMVQFAREYDKIKRTLKKAFLMLNLEHIKLNDVDKDIMTSFENIMNDDFNIPNVMTLIYDVLKQMNKEKNNERLGVLYKSVERILDILGVMPLFTLEDEVLVMYRDWEQARNQRDFQLADHLREELNKRGWM; encoded by the coding sequence ATGTTGAATATTTATAATACACTTTCCAATCAAATCGAAGCATTTAAACCACATCAAGAACAAAAGGTAAACATGTATGTCTGTGGTCCTACTGTTTATGGAGATATCCACTTAGGAAACGCTAGGCCGATTATCTTTTTTGATGTTGTTAAAAGATATCTTACTTATTTGGGGTATCAAGTGAAATTTGTTTCAAATATCACAGATGTAGATGATAAGATTATCGAAAAGGCAAAACAGCTAAAAGTATCTGAAGAAGAGATCACGGATACATATACAAAAAGATTTTTAGATATGACACTGCTTTTAGGGAGTGTTATCCCTGATGAACTACCTAAAGCTACAGATTTCGTGCCATCAATGATTGAGTATATTGATGATTTGGTAAAAGCGGGCATGGCATATCAAACACCAAGCGGGGTTTATTTTAGAGTAAATAAAGTAAAAGATTATGGTATCTTAAGTAAGCAAAACTTAGAACAACTTGATGAAGGTGTTAGGGTTGAGCTTGATCAAGATAAAGAAGATCCAAGAGATTTTAGTGTTTGGAAAAACACGGATGATGGATTAAACTATGAAAGCCCATGGGGTAAAGGTAGACCAGGGTGGCATACTGAATGTGCCGTTATGAATCATGAGATTTTTGGTCATGAAATTGATATTCATGGTGGTGGGACAGATTTAAAGTTTCCTCATCATGAAAACGAAATTGCCCAAACAGTTGCACATGATCATCATCATTTATCAAAATACTGGATGCATGTTGGCAGACTTGATGTCAATCAAGAGAAAATGAGTAAATCATTAGGAAATATTACACTTGTTAAAGATTTACTTGAAGTATATGAACCATATGCATTTAGATTACTTATGGTTAATCATCACTATCGTCAACCCATTAATTATAGTGAAGATTTGATGGTACAATTTGCAAGAGAATATGATAAAATAAAACGAACACTTAAAAAAGCATTTTTAATGCTGAATTTAGAACATATTAAGCTGAATGATGTAGACAAGGATATCATGACATCTTTTGAGAACATCATGAATGATGATTTCAATATTCCAAATGTGATGACACTCATTTACGATGTGTTAAAACAAATGAATAAAGAGAAAAACAATGAACGTTTAGGAGTTCTTTACAAAAGTGTAGAAAGAATTTTAGATATATTAGGTGTTATGCCGCTATTTACACTTGAAGATGAAGTGTTAGTGATGTATCGCGATTGGGAACAAGCACGTAATCAAAGAGATTTCCAATTAGCAGATCACCTAAGAGAAGAATTAAACAAACGAGGATGGATGTAA
- a CDS encoding DNA-directed RNA polymerase subunit beta has product MEYRDVKYGKKAKRRNYSKMRYDIDLPDLIEIQTKSFKWFIDEGIKELLEDISPIEGHNGDLKLYFEEHYLSEPKYGIQESKIRDVNYAKQLSARVKLENAITGEVRENVVLMCEIPFMTPSGTFVINGAERVVVSQIIRSSGAYFTSELDKKLNQTKYSAQVIPTRGAWIEYELGSKNIMYAKLDRSKKVPMTTMMRALGFSKKKDIYEVFGKSLYMDATFDKDETKNSDEAIIDLYSKLRQGEKVPADAAREFVRMRLFERRRYDLAAVGRYKFNKKLDVLSRIEGQYTATDIINPETGEVIVPKETKITKGIIDVLREHRHVLRKEVIPKEESLQNETPDEILAQRLPDGGDELYTKENIINLRTGEVLVAKNTLVNDEVFAVLRRNRQSLDEKVIKYFFGTKDIYEKELERSGVIVEMIEVTVKDKETERIYPVKVIGNDQREDREHITLSDIVASMSYYLNLYDGLGQIDDIDHLGNRRLRLIGELLKNQFRIGLARAEKNIKDKMSTTTFADATPSNIINMTPLAGAIKTFFGSSQLSQFMDQINPLAELTQKRRVSALGTGGLARDRAGVEVRDVHNSHYGRICPIETPEGPSIGLISSLATYGKVDQYGFIQTPYLKVDRSSGKPVVIQDMHYLTADEEYHEVIASAATTLDEDGVIVEEKVIGRHRGETSMFDIDEVTYMDVSPKQIVSVATSTIPFLEHDDASRALMGANMQRQAVPLLKPDSPIVGTGIEHRAAKDSGAVVVSDVSGFVTYADGKKVMITQKPDEKIVVGNNVIYDPTVEFNYQSAKTLKDYGMGETKTFELINFFRSNQDTNILQRPLVKEGEYVEKGDILADGQSTDNGELALGRNVTVAFMTWEGYNYEDAVIMSEDLVKNDVYTSIHIDEYEIETRELKTGSGREEITREVPNAGYEALKNLDERGIVIPGSEVKEGDILVGKITPKGVFEPSPSEKLIHAVIGEKSREYRDSSLRVPHGGGGTVVSIQYFSKKNGDVLPSGVNESITVYVAKKRKISEGDKMAGRHGNKGVISRILPREDMPYMADGTPIDIMLNPLGVPSRMNIGQILEIHLGIAAKNLGIKIATPVFDGLNDHDLKSIMKEARDKAYDSIKPSKPIEEMDELEKYNYELDKKMLAEFGEDGKVTLYDGRTGEPFENRVSVGVMYMIKLSHMVDDKLHARSVGPYTLVTQQPMGGKAQNGGQRFGEMEVWALYAYGAAHTLQEMLTVKSDDMIGRNKVYSSITHDKPIPQASIPESFRVLTRELQALGLYVELIDANTGENEATKSLVDHTKTTFTKGGYR; this is encoded by the coding sequence ATGGAATATCGTGACGTCAAATATGGTAAAAAAGCAAAGCGCAGAAATTATTCAAAAATGCGTTATGACATTGATTTACCAGACCTGATCGAAATACAAACCAAATCATTTAAGTGGTTTATCGATGAGGGCATTAAAGAACTGTTAGAAGATATTTCGCCCATTGAAGGACATAATGGCGATTTAAAACTATACTTTGAGGAACATTATTTAAGTGAACCAAAATATGGTATTCAAGAATCAAAAATTAGAGATGTCAATTATGCGAAACAACTCTCTGCTCGTGTAAAATTAGAAAATGCAATCACTGGAGAAGTGCGTGAAAACGTCGTTTTAATGTGTGAAATTCCATTTATGACCCCATCAGGGACTTTTGTCATTAATGGTGCTGAACGCGTTGTCGTTTCACAAATTATTCGTTCATCTGGTGCTTATTTTACGAGTGAACTCGATAAAAAATTAAATCAAACCAAATATTCAGCTCAAGTTATCCCAACGCGTGGTGCTTGGATTGAATACGAACTTGGTTCAAAAAACATTATGTACGCTAAGTTAGACCGTTCAAAGAAAGTTCCAATGACAACAATGATGCGTGCTTTAGGTTTCTCTAAGAAAAAAGATATTTATGAAGTGTTTGGAAAATCACTTTACATGGATGCAACTTTTGATAAAGATGAAACAAAAAATAGCGATGAAGCAATCATCGACTTATATTCTAAATTAAGACAAGGCGAAAAAGTTCCTGCAGATGCTGCTAGAGAATTTGTTCGTATGCGTCTTTTTGAACGTCGCCGCTATGATTTAGCTGCAGTTGGACGTTATAAATTTAACAAAAAATTAGACGTTTTATCAAGAATTGAAGGACAATACACTGCAACAGATATCATTAATCCTGAAACTGGTGAAGTCATTGTTCCTAAAGAAACAAAAATCACTAAAGGCATCATTGATGTCTTAAGAGAACATCGTCATGTGCTTCGCAAGGAAGTTATTCCAAAAGAAGAATCTTTACAAAATGAAACACCTGATGAAATCTTAGCTCAAAGACTTCCTGATGGAGGCGATGAGTTATATACAAAAGAAAATATCATTAACCTTAGAACTGGTGAAGTTTTAGTTGCTAAAAACACATTAGTTAATGACGAAGTGTTTGCTGTACTAAGAAGAAACCGTCAATCACTTGACGAAAAGGTTATTAAGTATTTCTTTGGTACAAAAGATATTTATGAAAAAGAATTAGAACGTAGTGGTGTTATTGTCGAAATGATCGAAGTGACTGTAAAAGATAAAGAAACAGAACGTATTTATCCAGTTAAAGTCATTGGTAATGATCAAAGAGAAGACAGAGAACACATTACATTATCAGATATCGTTGCTTCAATGAGTTATTATTTAAACTTATATGATGGTTTAGGACAAATAGATGATATTGACCACTTAGGTAACCGTCGTTTAAGACTTATTGGAGAATTATTAAAGAATCAATTTAGAATTGGTCTAGCAAGAGCTGAAAAGAACATTAAAGATAAGATGTCTACAACGACATTTGCTGATGCAACGCCATCTAATATCATTAATATGACACCACTTGCTGGCGCAATTAAGACATTCTTTGGTAGCTCACAGTTATCACAATTCATGGATCAAATTAACCCACTTGCTGAGTTAACGCAAAAGCGTAGAGTTTCTGCACTTGGTACGGGTGGTCTTGCAAGAGATCGTGCCGGCGTTGAAGTGCGTGACGTTCACAACTCTCACTACGGTAGAATTTGTCCAATTGAAACACCAGAAGGTCCATCAATTGGTCTGATTTCATCACTTGCAACTTACGGTAAAGTTGATCAATATGGATTTATTCAAACACCATACTTAAAAGTTGACCGTTCAAGCGGTAAACCTGTAGTTATTCAAGATATGCATTATTTAACAGCAGATGAAGAATATCATGAAGTCATTGCATCAGCTGCAACAACACTTGATGAAGATGGCGTTATTGTTGAAGAAAAAGTGATTGGTCGTCATCGTGGTGAAACATCTATGTTTGACATCGATGAAGTGACTTACATGGACGTTAGTCCTAAGCAAATTGTATCAGTTGCAACTTCAACCATTCCATTCTTAGAGCATGATGATGCATCACGTGCACTAATGGGTGCGAACATGCAACGTCAAGCTGTACCTTTGCTAAAACCAGATTCACCTATTGTTGGTACAGGTATTGAACATCGTGCTGCTAAAGACTCTGGTGCTGTAGTCGTATCAGATGTTAGTGGATTTGTTACATACGCTGATGGTAAAAAAGTGATGATTACCCAAAAACCAGACGAGAAAATCGTTGTTGGTAATAATGTGATCTACGATCCAACAGTTGAGTTTAATTATCAAAGTGCAAAAACACTTAAAGATTATGGTATGGGTGAAACCAAAACATTTGAATTGATTAATTTCTTTAGATCAAACCAAGATACAAACATCTTACAACGACCTTTAGTAAAAGAAGGAGAGTACGTTGAAAAAGGTGATATCTTAGCAGATGGTCAATCAACAGACAACGGTGAACTTGCACTTGGTAGAAACGTTACCGTGGCATTTATGACATGGGAAGGTTACAACTATGAAGATGCTGTCATCATGTCAGAAGATCTTGTTAAAAATGACGTTTATACATCAATCCATATTGATGAATACGAAATTGAAACACGTGAACTAAAAACAGGTAGTGGACGTGAAGAAATTACACGTGAAGTACCAAATGCTGGTTATGAAGCGTTAAAGAACTTAGATGAACGTGGTATCGTTATTCCAGGTAGTGAAGTAAAAGAAGGCGATATCTTAGTTGGTAAGATCACTCCAAAAGGTGTGTTTGAACCAAGTCCATCTGAAAAGTTAATTCATGCAGTTATCGGTGAAAAATCAAGAGAATATAGAGATTCATCATTAAGAGTTCCACATGGTGGAGGCGGTACCGTTGTATCGATCCAATACTTCTCTAAGAAAAATGGAGATGTACTTCCAAGTGGAGTTAATGAATCAATTACAGTTTATGTCGCTAAGAAACGTAAGATTTCTGAAGGGGATAAAATGGCAGGTCGTCACGGTAATAAAGGGGTTATCTCTAGAATATTACCAAGAGAAGATATGCCATACATGGCTGATGGTACACCAATTGACATCATGTTAAACCCACTAGGGGTTCCATCACGTATGAACATCGGTCAGATCCTAGAAATCCATTTAGGTATCGCAGCGAAGAATTTAGGTATTAAGATTGCAACTCCAGTATTTGATGGGTTAAATGATCATGACTTAAAGTCGATCATGAAAGAGGCAAGAGATAAAGCATATGATTCTATCAAACCTTCTAAACCAATCGAAGAGATGGATGAACTTGAAAAATATAACTATGAACTTGACAAAAAGATGCTTGCAGAATTTGGTGAAGATGGTAAAGTCACATTATATGATGGACGTACCGGAGAGCCATTTGAAAATAGAGTATCTGTTGGTGTCATGTACATGATTAAACTATCACACATGGTTGATGACAAATTGCATGCAAGATCCGTAGGACCTTACACACTTGTAACACAACAACCAATGGGTGGTAAAGCACAAAACGGTGGACAACGTTTCGGTGAAATGGAAGTTTGGGCATTATATGCTTATGGTGCTGCACATACACTTCAAGAAATGTTAACGGTTAAATCAGATGATATGATTGGTAGAAATAAAGTCTACAGCTCAATTACACATGATAAACCAATTCCACAAGCTTCAATTCCAGAATCATTTAGAGTGCTTACAAGAGAACTTCAAGCATTAGGGTTATACGTTGAGTTAATCGATGCGAACACTGGAGAAAATGAAGCAACCAAATCACTTGTTGATCATACGAAAACAACGTTTACTAAAGGAGGGTATCGCTAA
- a CDS encoding glutamate--tRNA ligase produces MKKVRVRYAPSPTGLLHIGNARSALFNYVFARHFGGDFIVRIEDTDVLRNVEGGEASQLNYLSWLGLSWDESPDKGGNFGPYRQLERLDLYTKYAEELLEKGLAYKDFREDSEAYAIRFKVPSDVTYQFDDLVRGTLKFESKDVEDWIIMKDNGIPTYNFAVVIDDHFMEISHVLRGEEHITNTPKQLMIYDAFGWEAPQFGHMTIIVNEEKKKLSKRDKNVIQFISEYAQMGYLPEAMFNFISLLGWSPSENEEILDQKAIIEQFDPKRLSKAPAMFDKDKLAYINSRYVKMLDVEALAEKARPFLEKANVEIKDDAWLKTLVGLFQDRMSYIGQIVELYQSFFHEHFEIADEAYQFLVENQSLELLEAFKALLENSSFEADEIQELIKQVGKDTGTKGKPLFMGLRIATTGDMHGPSLPVALALLGKDLVIKRLEQTMNRLRGDL; encoded by the coding sequence ATGAAAAAAGTTAGAGTAAGATATGCACCAAGCCCAACAGGATTACTTCATATCGGTAATGCGAGAAGCGCATTATTTAATTATGTATTCGCACGTCATTTTGGCGGCGATTTTATTGTTAGGATTGAAGATACAGATGTATTAAGAAATGTTGAAGGCGGAGAAGCATCACAATTAAATTATTTAAGTTGGTTAGGACTTTCATGGGATGAGTCACCAGATAAAGGTGGTAATTTTGGTCCATATCGTCAATTAGAAAGATTAGATTTATATACAAAATATGCTGAAGAACTATTAGAAAAAGGCTTAGCATATAAAGATTTTAGAGAAGATAGTGAAGCATATGCAATTCGTTTTAAAGTGCCAAGTGATGTAACATATCAATTTGATGATTTAGTTAGAGGGACTTTAAAATTTGAAAGTAAAGATGTAGAAGATTGGATTATTATGAAAGATAATGGTATTCCAACGTATAACTTTGCGGTTGTTATTGATGATCACTTTATGGAAATTTCTCATGTCTTAAGAGGTGAGGAACATATCACTAATACACCAAAGCAACTCATGATTTATGATGCGTTTGGGTGGGAAGCACCACAATTTGGACATATGACGATTATTGTTAATGAAGAGAAGAAGAAATTATCTAAGCGAGATAAAAATGTGATTCAATTCATATCAGAATATGCACAAATGGGATATCTACCAGAGGCGATGTTCAATTTTATTTCACTTTTAGGATGGTCTCCATCTGAAAACGAAGAAATATTGGATCAAAAGGCAATTATTGAACAATTTGATCCAAAAAGATTATCGAAAGCACCAGCGATGTTTGATAAAGATAAGTTAGCATATATCAACAGTAGATATGTGAAAATGTTAGATGTTGAAGCTTTAGCAGAAAAAGCTAGACCATTTTTAGAAAAAGCAAATGTTGAAATTAAAGACGATGCTTGGTTAAAGACACTTGTTGGCTTATTCCAAGATCGCATGAGTTATATCGGACAGATTGTTGAACTATATCAATCGTTCTTCCATGAACACTTTGAAATTGCTGATGAAGCTTATCAATTCTTAGTTGAAAATCAAAGTCTTGAGTTATTGGAAGCATTTAAAGCGTTGCTAGAGAATTCTTCATTTGAAGCTGATGAAATTCAAGAACTGATTAAGCAAGTAGGAAAAGACACAGGAACAAAAGGTAAGCCATTATTTATGGGACTTAGAATTGCAACTACTGGGGATATGCATGGACCAAGTTTACCAGTTGCACTTGCACTTTTAGGCAAAGATTTAGTTATAAAAAGACTTGAACAAACAATGAATAGACTTAGAGGTGACTTATGA
- a CDS encoding 50S ribosomal protein L7/L12, which yields MAKLTKAAFIEALKEMTLLEIKELVDGLKEEFGIDPTAVAAAPAAGAGAAAVEEQTEFDVILKNFGTNKIAVIKVVREVTGLGLADAKKLTETADAVIKEKIKKEDAEALKTQLQDAGATVEVK from the coding sequence ATGGCTAAATTAACAAAAGCAGCTTTTATTGAAGCTTTAAAAGAAATGACATTATTAGAAATCAAAGAATTAGTAGATGGTTTAAAAGAAGAATTCGGTATTGACCCAACTGCAGTAGCAGCAGCTCCAGCAGCAGGTGCAGGTGCAGCAGCTGTTGAAGAACAAACAGAATTTGATGTAATCCTTAAGAACTTTGGAACAAACAAGATCGCAGTGATCAAAGTTGTACGTGAAGTTACAGGTTTAGGATTAGCAGATGCTAAGAAATTAACTGAAACTGCAGACGCAGTGATCAAAGAAAAGATCAAGAAAGAAGACGCAGAAGCATTAAAGACTCAATTACAAGATGCTGGTGCAACTGTTGAAGTTAAATAA
- a CDS encoding 50S ribosomal protein L1 yields the protein MKRGKKYLEAAKLIDKTQKYDVNEAVELVKKTSFVKFDATVEAAFRLNLDPRKAEQNLRGAIVLPHGTGKVSRVVVIAQGEKAKEAEAAGADHVGDAELIQKIAGGWFDFDVMVATPDMMAQLGKLGRILGPKGLMPNPKTGTVTMDVTKAVNEIKNGKIEYRVDKVGNIHAPIGRISFDNEKLVENFKTLYNTLARIKPATVKGVYMKNITITSSMAPGVKVSVDSLK from the coding sequence ATGAAAAGAGGAAAGAAATACCTAGAAGCAGCAAAGCTTATTGACAAAACTCAAAAGTATGATGTTAACGAAGCTGTTGAGTTAGTCAAGAAAACCTCATTTGTTAAGTTTGACGCTACTGTAGAAGCAGCATTCCGCTTAAATCTTGATCCAAGAAAAGCTGAACAAAACTTAAGAGGCGCTATTGTATTACCTCATGGTACAGGTAAAGTTTCCAGAGTTGTTGTAATTGCACAAGGTGAAAAAGCTAAAGAAGCTGAAGCAGCTGGTGCAGATCATGTCGGTGATGCTGAATTAATTCAAAAAATCGCTGGTGGATGGTTTGACTTTGATGTCATGGTTGCCACTCCAGATATGATGGCTCAACTTGGTAAACTTGGTCGTATCTTAGGACCTAAAGGCTTAATGCCAAACCCTAAGACAGGAACTGTTACTATGGATGTGACTAAAGCTGTGAATGAAATCAAAAATGGTAAGATTGAGTACCGTGTTGACAAAGTTGGAAACATTCATGCACCAATTGGTCGTATATCATTTGATAACGAAAAATTAGTTGAAAACTTCAAAACTTTATACAACACACTTGCTAGAATCAAACCAGCAACGGTTAAAGGTGTTTACATGAAGAATATCACAATTACTTCAAGTATGGCACCTGGTGTTAAAGTTTCAGTAGATTCTTTAAAATAA
- a CDS encoding 50S ribosomal protein L11, giving the protein MAKKVVKVVKLQIPAGKANPAPPVGPALGQAQVNIPAFCSQFNEATKDSMGFVVPVVISVYDDRTFTFVTKTPPASDLLKKAANIKSGSGNAKKDKVATITKAQVKEIAEKKMPDLNAYTVEAAMKIIEGTARNMGIVVVD; this is encoded by the coding sequence ATGGCAAAAAAAGTTGTAAAAGTAGTTAAATTACAAATTCCAGCAGGAAAAGCTAACCCAGCTCCACCAGTCGGTCCAGCACTTGGTCAAGCACAAGTTAACATTCCAGCATTTTGTTCACAATTTAACGAAGCAACCAAAGATTCAATGGGATTTGTTGTTCCAGTTGTGATTTCAGTTTACGATGATCGTACATTCACATTTGTTACAAAAACCCCACCTGCAAGCGACTTATTAAAGAAAGCTGCAAACATTAAATCTGGATCAGGTAACGCTAAGAAAGATAAAGTTGCAACAATCACAAAAGCTCAAGTCAAAGAAATTGCAGAAAAGAAGATGCCTGACTTAAATGCGTACACTGTAGAAGCAGCAATGAAAATTATTGAAGGTACTGCACGCAATATGGGTATCGTAGTAGTAGATTAA